One region of Polynucleobacter paneuropaeus genomic DNA includes:
- the fcl gene encoding GDP-L-fucose synthase: protein MNQKIYVAGHRGMVGSAIVRVLKAQGCSNIITRTHAELDLTNQAAVKQFFEQEKPAQVYLAAAKVGGIHANNTYPAQFIYDNLMMEANVIHQAFEVGVKKLLFLGSSCIYPKLAAQPMAENALLTGELESTNEPYAIAKIAGIKLCESYNRQYGQSHGVDYRSVMPTNLYGPGDNYHPENSHVIPALIRRFHEATVSNAPEVLIWGTGTPKREFLYVEDMAEASVFVMDLDKAIYDQHTSPMQSHINVGFGEDVTIAQLAHAVAATTGYAGKIDFDASKPDGAPRKCMDSSRLNTLGWKAKIGLNAGLARAYSDFLQHTAEKIT from the coding sequence TTGAACCAAAAGATTTATGTGGCTGGCCATCGCGGTATGGTGGGCTCGGCAATTGTGCGTGTCCTCAAAGCCCAAGGTTGCAGCAATATCATCACGCGCACGCATGCTGAGCTCGATTTAACCAATCAAGCTGCTGTTAAGCAATTTTTTGAACAAGAAAAACCAGCTCAAGTGTATTTGGCTGCCGCTAAGGTGGGTGGTATCCATGCAAACAATACTTATCCCGCGCAGTTTATTTACGACAACTTGATGATGGAGGCCAATGTCATTCATCAAGCGTTTGAAGTAGGCGTAAAGAAACTCTTGTTCTTAGGATCGAGCTGCATTTATCCAAAATTGGCAGCGCAACCCATGGCAGAAAATGCCTTACTGACGGGTGAGCTCGAATCGACTAATGAGCCCTATGCCATTGCCAAGATTGCGGGTATTAAATTGTGCGAGAGTTATAACCGCCAATATGGCCAATCGCATGGTGTTGACTATCGCTCAGTCATGCCCACCAATCTTTACGGCCCAGGAGATAATTACCATCCTGAAAATAGCCATGTGATTCCAGCGCTCATCAGACGCTTTCATGAGGCAACAGTGAGTAATGCACCTGAAGTGCTGATTTGGGGCACGGGTACCCCCAAGCGTGAATTTTTATATGTTGAGGATATGGCAGAAGCTTCAGTCTTTGTCATGGATTTAGACAAGGCGATCTACGATCAACACACCAGCCCGATGCAAAGCCACATTAATGTGGGCTTTGGTGAAGATGTGACGATTGCGCAGCTGGCACATGCGGTGGCCGCAACTACAGGTTACGCGGGCAAGATTGATTTTGATGCTAGCAAGCCCGATGGCGCTCCTCGCAAATGTATGGACTCTTCGCGCTTAAATACCCTGGGCTGGAAAGCCAAAATTGGGCTGAATGCGGGTTTAGCCAGAGCGTATTCCGACTTTTTGCAACACACAGCTGAGAAAATCACTTGA